In Candidatus Rokuibacteriota bacterium, a single genomic region encodes these proteins:
- the trxB gene encoding thioredoxin-disulfide reductase, with the protein MGQVRKVIIIGSGPAGWTAATYAARANLAPLIFIGSQWGGQLMLTTLVENYPGFVDGIDGPPLMEIFRKQAERFGTEVIAEDVTAVDFSRHPFAVKLGEQVYESHTVIIATGASAKLLGLESERALMGRGVSTCATCDGFFFKDQNIMVVGGGDSAMEEALYLSRLGRKVEVVHRRNTLRASKIMQERAFKNPKIEFFWNAAVHEVLDVTKGRVTGVRLKSFKTGQLSERPVDGLFIAIGHQPNTQLFRGQLELLPNEYIKVVPGTTQTSVPGVFAAGDVQDYTYRQAVTAAGTGCMAALEAERYLEAHH; encoded by the coding sequence ATGGGTCAGGTACGGAAGGTCATCATCATCGGGTCGGGCCCGGCGGGCTGGACGGCGGCGACCTATGCCGCTCGCGCCAATCTCGCTCCGCTGATCTTCATCGGCAGTCAGTGGGGCGGTCAGCTCATGCTCACGACGCTGGTCGAGAACTACCCCGGCTTTGTGGACGGCATCGACGGTCCGCCGTTGATGGAAATTTTCCGAAAACAGGCGGAGCGCTTCGGGACCGAGGTCATCGCTGAGGATGTCACGGCGGTGGACTTCTCCCGCCACCCGTTCGCCGTGAAGCTCGGCGAGCAGGTTTACGAGAGCCACACCGTCATCATCGCCACCGGAGCCTCTGCCAAGCTCCTGGGGCTCGAGTCCGAGCGCGCCCTGATGGGGCGCGGGGTCTCCACCTGCGCGACTTGCGACGGCTTCTTCTTCAAAGACCAGAACATCATGGTGGTCGGCGGGGGCGACTCCGCGATGGAGGAGGCCCTCTACCTCTCACGCCTCGGCCGCAAGGTGGAGGTCGTCCACCGGCGTAACACTCTCCGCGCGTCCAAGATCATGCAGGAGCGCGCCTTCAAGAACCCCAAGATCGAGTTCTTCTGGAACGCTGCCGTGCACGAGGTGCTGGACGTCACGAAGGGCCGGGTCACGGGCGTTCGCCTGAAGAGCTTCAAGACCGGCCAGCTCTCCGAGCGGCCGGTGGATGGGCTCTTCATTGCCATCGGCCACCAGCCGAACACCCAGCTCTTCAGGGGCCAGCTCGAGCTGCTCCCGAACGAGTACATCAAGGTCGTGCCTGGGACGACCCAGACCTCGGTGCCCGGTGTCTTCGCCGCCGGTGACGTCCAGGACTACACCTACCGCCAGGCCGTGACCGCCGCCGGGACCGGCTGCATGGCCGCGCTCGAGGCGGAACGCTACCTGGAAGCCCACCACTAG